The Spongiibacter tropicus DSM 19543 genomic interval ATTGCAGCGAGACTTTGGTCAGTCTGTGGCTAAGTTAGTCGAGGGGGTGCTCGGCATGGCGGCGATTTCCAGGGTTAATGCCGAGCTGGATTTGCCTGTGCTGGGACAGTCTGAGGCCCAGAGCGAAACCATACGCAAAATGCTGGTGGCGCTTGTCGATGATGTACGCGTGGCGTTGATCAAGCTGGCGGAGCGGACCTCGGCGATTCGCGCGGTGAAGGATCGGCCCGACAAGCGGTATCGGGTTGCCCGTGAAGTCTTTGATATATATGCCCCTCTGGCACATCGCTTGGGGATAGGTCACATCAAGTGGGAGCTGGAAGACCTCAGTTTCCGCTACCTGCAACCCTCCGCCTATAAAAAAATCGCAAAGTTACTCGACGAAAAGCGCCTGGATCGCCAGCGCTATATCGACGACGTTATCAGCCGACTATTTGCAGCACTGGAAGTTGAAGGTATTGATGCGGATATTGCCGGCAGGGCGAAGCACATATACAGCATTTGGCGGAAAATGCAGCGCAAGGGCATTGGTTTCTCGCAGGTCTACGATATTCGCGCAGTGCGGGTGCTCGTGGACGATGTGAAGTCCTGCTATACCGTGCTGGGTCTGGTTCACGGCCTGTGGCGCAATGTACCGAATGAGTTTGACGACTACATCGCCAACCCCAAGGAAAATGGCTATCGCTCGCTACATACGGCAGTGATCGGCCCTGAAGGGAAGGTGTTGGAAATACAGATTCGCACCCGTTCCATGCATGAAGAAGCGGAGTTCGGTGTCTGCTCGCACTGGATGTACAAAGGCGCAGACAAGACGGCGAAGAACAACAACAGTTACGACGAAAAAATTGCCTGGTTGCGGCAAGTACTGGATTGGCACGAGGAGAGCGGCAGCAGCAGTGACGTGGCCGAGCAGTTTACCCGAGCCCAGGACCGCGTGTATGTCTTCACGCCTGACGGGCATGTGGTCAATCTGCAAAACGGCGCGACTCCCCTGGATTTCGCCTATCACATTCACACCGAAGTCGGTAACCGTTGTCGGGGTGCGAAGGTGAACGGCAGAATTGTGCCGCTGACCTATACACTGAATACCGGCGAGCGCGTTGAAATTCTCACGGGTAAAGACAGCGAGCCTCGTCGAGACTGGTTGCAGAGTAACCTGGGTTATCTCAAAACCAGCCGGGCCCGGACCAAAGTGCAGCACTGGTTTCGTC includes:
- the relA gene encoding GTP diphosphokinase, producing the protein MVKVREDYPQLQNGRVDLPRWIDRLPIDRNIVNSEELLRAFQLAEHCAELPDAGPSSVVDEDGSSLFTALEMVEILADLHLDQDSLVAAALYRAVREERLPLEQLQRDFGQSVAKLVEGVLGMAAISRVNAELDLPVLGQSEAQSETIRKMLVALVDDVRVALIKLAERTSAIRAVKDRPDKRYRVAREVFDIYAPLAHRLGIGHIKWELEDLSFRYLQPSAYKKIAKLLDEKRLDRQRYIDDVISRLFAALEVEGIDADIAGRAKHIYSIWRKMQRKGIGFSQVYDIRAVRVLVDDVKSCYTVLGLVHGLWRNVPNEFDDYIANPKENGYRSLHTAVIGPEGKVLEIQIRTRSMHEEAEFGVCSHWMYKGADKTAKNNNSYDEKIAWLRQVLDWHEESGSSSDVAEQFTRAQDRVYVFTPDGHVVNLQNGATPLDFAYHIHTEVGNRCRGAKVNGRIVPLTYTLNTGERVEILTGKDSEPRRDWLQSNLGYLKTSRARTKVQHWFRQQAKEDNITAGRALLEKEFRRLALNSVDYKYIADQAHCASVEDMYAAVGSGEISTLQLVRIAHQLAGQNDSQSEEQLLRLRAPTRKGKDSNKVRISGVGNLLTHFARCCKPLPGEAIAGYITVGRGVSVHRQDCSKLLQLQSVEPHRIIAVDWEQEQIDTYPVDIELQAFDRQGLLRDITLQLATEKVNVVSLNTVTDTAQHMATMRIRLEISDVAALSGLLNRLNGLPNVVSVERVREGG